In the genome of Apostichopus japonicus isolate 1M-3 chromosome 15, ASM3797524v1, whole genome shotgun sequence, one region contains:
- the LOC139980766 gene encoding uncharacterized protein isoform X1 yields MADSVQFLSLRQISNAANRCRYCYVNLGRRTISVDEKHRDNETNSWMPLYLASDVLAFESIGNCNKSRIHASFAKQGLATKITLPTGVKFSRLPAGNSNGVWFYSVYGVIQAVMQYLNSQEEQIRLIEEFMSIWKLRVNDPLLPQKLDHFTVVNKSRSIPMPVDLRQNASYLSRNSGQSTVGSANDEEMLVSCIIPSSGCVVGSKRSRTDSIAQRLDEELFDVPDVAVEVSISSDSLCKLPLTHQEGSSPTEEGRCGIKMERNFLQPELSSHARLKKFDVKVNQDTRDDSKSPVTAEECQDRENRTFQRFRGCRNHLSNGKCKFASSEQSTNRRELVKEFCEQAESLISLPVTDLQVCWLQTFSQLILDEVLKFDAGLCSENSQSSVGDLWTNSSLICISQWLGEKFNLLVPVVAEKVDSFKKANFNQITELPSDREMIRELFPAAMYELFSKWIDVAMHDRNHLIDSPDLGGTHHIHSSSSKETNKLGIYSLLLLLLEFSNQALVSGVAHVLYPRFVAS; encoded by the exons ATGGCAGACTCTGTTCAGTTCCTGTCCCTTCGTCAGATTTCAAATGCTGCCAACAGATGTAGGTATTGCTATGTGAATTTAGGGAGAAGGACTATTTCTGTCGATGAAAAG CACAGAGACAATGAAACTAACTCATGGATGCCTCTTTATCTTGCTTCCGATGTGCTGGCCTTTGAATCCATCGGGAATTGTAATAAGAGCAGGATCCATGCCAGTTTCGCAAAACAGGGCTTAGCCACAAAGATAACACTTCCCACAG GAGTGAAATTTTCAAGGTTACCGGCTGGAAATAGCAATGGTGTTTGGTTCTACAGTGTTTATGGTGTTATTCAAGCTGTCATGCAGTATCTCAACAGCCAAGAGGAGCAAATTAGACTGATAGAAGAATTTATG AGCATCTGGAAACTAAGAGTAAACGACCCCCTGCTACCACAAAAATTagatcattttacagtagtaaaCAAAAGTCGATCAATACCAATGCCCGTAGACTTGCGACAAAATGCTTCATATTTGTCGAGAAATTCCGGTCAATCAACCGTGGGTTCTGCCAACGATGAGGAAATGTTGGTTTCTTGTATAATTCCTTCAAGTGGATGTGTGGTCGGTTCAAAACGGTCAAGAACCGACAGCATTGCCCAGCGATTGGACGAAGAGCTATTTGATGTTCCTGATGTGGCTGTAGAAGTCTCCATCTCCTCAGACTCTCTCTGTAAACTTCCCTTGACTCATCAGGAAGGAAGCAGTCCCACCGAAGAAGGAAGATGCGGGATAAAAATGGAAAGGAACTTCCTGCAGCCGGAGCTATCATCCCATGCAAGGTTAAAAAAGTTTGATGTTAAAGTTAACCAAGATACAAGAGATGATTCAAAATCTCCAGTAACAGCTGAGGAATGTCAGGACAGAGAAAACAGGACATTTCAAAGGTTCAGAGGATGCCGTAACCATTTGTCGAATGGGAAGTGTAAATTTGCATCATCCGAACAGTCTACCAATCGACGAGAACTTGTTAAGGAGTTCTGCGAACAGGCAGAGAGTCTGATTTCTCTACCAGTGACAGATTTGCAAGTCTGTTGGTTACAAACATTTTCTCAACTTATCTTGGATGAAGTTTTAAAATTTGATGCTGGCTTATGCAGTGAAAATTCACAATCATCAGTAGGTGATCTCTGGACTAACTCATCATTAATTTGTATCAGTCAATGGTTAGGGGAAAAATTCAATCTGTTGGTACCAGTCGTTGCAGAAAAGGTTGACAGCTTTAAAAAGGCCAACTTTAATCAGATTACCGAGTTACCCAGCGATAGAGAGATGATCAGGGAGTTATTCCCGGCAGCTATGTACGAGTTATTTTCTAAATGGATTGACGTAGCAATGCATGACAGAAATCACTTAATTGACAGTCCTGATCTTGGTGGGACTCATCACatccattcttcttcttctaagGAAACTAATAAACTTGGAATTTATTCCCTGCTTTTATTACTTTTAGAATTTTCTAATCAAGCATTAGTTTCAGGAGTTGCTCATGTTTTGTATCCAAGGTTTGTAGCATCTTAA
- the LOC139980766 gene encoding uncharacterized protein isoform X2, with product MKRDNETNSWMPLYLASDVLAFESIGNCNKSRIHASFAKQGLATKITLPTGVKFSRLPAGNSNGVWFYSVYGVIQAVMQYLNSQEEQIRLIEEFMSIWKLRVNDPLLPQKLDHFTVVNKSRSIPMPVDLRQNASYLSRNSGQSTVGSANDEEMLVSCIIPSSGCVVGSKRSRTDSIAQRLDEELFDVPDVAVEVSISSDSLCKLPLTHQEGSSPTEEGRCGIKMERNFLQPELSSHARLKKFDVKVNQDTRDDSKSPVTAEECQDRENRTFQRFRGCRNHLSNGKCKFASSEQSTNRRELVKEFCEQAESLISLPVTDLQVCWLQTFSQLILDEVLKFDAGLCSENSQSSVGDLWTNSSLICISQWLGEKFNLLVPVVAEKVDSFKKANFNQITELPSDREMIRELFPAAMYELFSKWIDVAMHDRNHLIDSPDLGGTHHIHSSSSKETNKLGIYSLLLLLLEFSNQALVSGVAHVLYPRFVAS from the exons ATGAAAAG AGACAATGAAACTAACTCATGGATGCCTCTTTATCTTGCTTCCGATGTGCTGGCCTTTGAATCCATCGGGAATTGTAATAAGAGCAGGATCCATGCCAGTTTCGCAAAACAGGGCTTAGCCACAAAGATAACACTTCCCACAG GAGTGAAATTTTCAAGGTTACCGGCTGGAAATAGCAATGGTGTTTGGTTCTACAGTGTTTATGGTGTTATTCAAGCTGTCATGCAGTATCTCAACAGCCAAGAGGAGCAAATTAGACTGATAGAAGAATTTATG AGCATCTGGAAACTAAGAGTAAACGACCCCCTGCTACCACAAAAATTagatcattttacagtagtaaaCAAAAGTCGATCAATACCAATGCCCGTAGACTTGCGACAAAATGCTTCATATTTGTCGAGAAATTCCGGTCAATCAACCGTGGGTTCTGCCAACGATGAGGAAATGTTGGTTTCTTGTATAATTCCTTCAAGTGGATGTGTGGTCGGTTCAAAACGGTCAAGAACCGACAGCATTGCCCAGCGATTGGACGAAGAGCTATTTGATGTTCCTGATGTGGCTGTAGAAGTCTCCATCTCCTCAGACTCTCTCTGTAAACTTCCCTTGACTCATCAGGAAGGAAGCAGTCCCACCGAAGAAGGAAGATGCGGGATAAAAATGGAAAGGAACTTCCTGCAGCCGGAGCTATCATCCCATGCAAGGTTAAAAAAGTTTGATGTTAAAGTTAACCAAGATACAAGAGATGATTCAAAATCTCCAGTAACAGCTGAGGAATGTCAGGACAGAGAAAACAGGACATTTCAAAGGTTCAGAGGATGCCGTAACCATTTGTCGAATGGGAAGTGTAAATTTGCATCATCCGAACAGTCTACCAATCGACGAGAACTTGTTAAGGAGTTCTGCGAACAGGCAGAGAGTCTGATTTCTCTACCAGTGACAGATTTGCAAGTCTGTTGGTTACAAACATTTTCTCAACTTATCTTGGATGAAGTTTTAAAATTTGATGCTGGCTTATGCAGTGAAAATTCACAATCATCAGTAGGTGATCTCTGGACTAACTCATCATTAATTTGTATCAGTCAATGGTTAGGGGAAAAATTCAATCTGTTGGTACCAGTCGTTGCAGAAAAGGTTGACAGCTTTAAAAAGGCCAACTTTAATCAGATTACCGAGTTACCCAGCGATAGAGAGATGATCAGGGAGTTATTCCCGGCAGCTATGTACGAGTTATTTTCTAAATGGATTGACGTAGCAATGCATGACAGAAATCACTTAATTGACAGTCCTGATCTTGGTGGGACTCATCACatccattcttcttcttctaagGAAACTAATAAACTTGGAATTTATTCCCTGCTTTTATTACTTTTAGAATTTTCTAATCAAGCATTAGTTTCAGGAGTTGCTCATGTTTTGTATCCAAGGTTTGTAGCATCTTAA
- the LOC139980771 gene encoding transmembrane emp24 domain-containing protein 2-like — MNSNFYTLRFIVLLAVAVGVNGYLVKVDAHSEECFHDKIAMGTTFTIIFEVAEGGFLDIDLKVIGPDNKDLYVGSRESNGKFTFAAHIDGNYRFCFSNAMSTMTPKILMFSLDIGNTPKTNVEDTQEDHNNLDSMIAQLSTGLTGIKHEQEYMEVRERVHRSINESTNSRVVLWSFFESLVLVAMTLGQVYYLRRFFEVRRVV, encoded by the exons ATGAATTCAAATTTCTACACATTGCGTTTTATTGTACTCCTTGCGGTCGCAGTAGGTGTTAATGGATATCTTGTAAAAGTAGACGCACATTCCGAAGAATGCTTCCACGATAAAATAGCGATGGGAACGACGTTTACTATAATATTTGAAGTTGCTGAAGGAGGCTTCCTGGATATTGACTTGAAG GTCATTGGTCCGGATAACAAGGATCTATATGTTGGTAGCAGAGAATCAAATGGCAAATTCACATTTGCTGCCCATATAGATGGCAATTACAGATTCTGCTTTAGTAATGCTATGTCAACTATGACCCCGAAAATACTTATGTTTTCGCTGGATATTGGGAATACCCCAAAAACTAATGTTGAAGATACACAAG AGGACCACAATAACCTTGACAGTATGATTGCTCAATTATCTACTGGTTTGACTGGTATTAAGCATGAACAAGAGTATATGGAAGTGAGGGAAAGAGTGCACAGATCAA TTAATGAGAGCACCAACTCCCGGGTAGTACTCTGGTCATTCTTTGAGAGTTTGGTTCTGGTGGCGATGACATTAGGACAGGTTTATTATCTCAGAAGGTTCTTTGAAGTTAGGAGAGTCGTTTAG